One Castanea sativa cultivar Marrone di Chiusa Pesio chromosome 4, ASM4071231v1 DNA window includes the following coding sequences:
- the LOC142632888 gene encoding uncharacterized protein LOC142632888: MTDQDPESVEYEAILTGLENYKSLRCKKLKAEDSKLVVGKVTNKYEPKKDRMKKYLMPTNQLLSKFDDVKITQVLREEDSEADKVTRLASSDTNKGRPGLYMEVQHLPSIEEFDVSYIQPGRSWMDPIIKHIKDGNLPVDPSDAKKVKVRSSRFTILNDELYKRGFSQPYLNCLNPEDAAYVLSEIHEGVCRNHSGQRSLIGQVIRVVYF; the protein is encoded by the exons ATGACTGATCAAGATCCTGAGTCAG TGGAGTACGAAGCTATCTTGACGGGGCTTGAGAATTACAAAAGCCTTAGGTGTAAGAAACTTAAAGCTGAAGATTCAAAGCTTGTAGTAGGGAAGGTAACCAACAAGTACGAGCCCAAAAAGGATAGAATGAAGAAGTACTTAATGCCCACTAATCAGTTACTTTCTAAATTTGATGATGTCAAGATCACTCAGGTACTAAGGGAGGAAGACTCGGAAGCAGACAAAGTTACTAGGCTAGCATCGTCAGATACCAACAAAGGACGACCTGGGTTGTACATGGAAGTGCAGCACCTCCCAAGCATTGAGGAATTTGATGTGAGCTACATCCAGCCTGGAAGGAGTTGGATGGATCCCATAATCAAGCACATCAAGGATGGAAACCTTCCTGTAGATCCCTCAGATGCCAAAAAAGTCAAAGTGAGGTCGTCCAGGTTCACAATCTTAAACGACGAGCTCTACAAGAGAGGATTTTCACAGCCCTACTTGAATTGCCTCAATCCAGAAGATGCTGCGTATGTACTAAGTGAGATTCACGAAGGAGTTTGTAGAAATCACTCCGGACAACGATCACTCATTGGGCAAGTCATCCGTGTAGTATATTTCTAG
- the LOC142632887 gene encoding uncharacterized protein LOC142632887, whose amino-acid sequence MVKTPTGETPFKLAFRIETVIPVEVGMLSLKRTCYDKHRNNKGLKLALDCLPEVNDDTAQRMALYQERMTRYYNQRVNLKHFNPGDMVSRKVSQATKDPNKRKLGPSWEGPYKVVHYSRRGSYYLEDANGKPSPHP is encoded by the coding sequence ATGGTGAAAACACCAACAGGTGAGACACCCTTTAAGCTGGCATTTAGGATTGAAACAGTGATTCCTGTGGAAGTTGGAATGTTGAGTCTCAAAAGAACATGTTATGACAAGCACAGAAATAACAAAGGCCTCAAGCTAGCTTTGGATTGCTTACCTGAGGTCAATGATGACACAGCTCAGAGAATGGCCCTATATCAGGAAAGGATGACAAGGTACTACAATCAGAGGGTAAATCTAAAGCATTTCAATCCTGGAGATATGGTATCACGGAAGGTTTCACAAGccaccaaagatccaaacaaaaGGAAGCTAGGCCCTAGCTGGGAAGGTCCATACAAGGTCGTCCATTATTCAAGAAGAGGAAGCTACTACTTGGAGGATGCAAACGGGAAACCTTCGCCTCATCCTTAG
- the LOC142630341 gene encoding protein NUCLEAR FUSION DEFECTIVE 4-like, with translation MEKLRPQLSTRWIATVASIWIQCSVGASYTFSIYSAVLKSSQGYSQSTLDTVSVFKDIGANAGIISGLLYSFVTRNTSLPLCVVHVVGAIQYFLGYFLMWASVVGLIDKPPVALMCLFMFLAAHAQTFFNTADVVSGLENFPHYGGTIVGIMKGFLGLSGAILIQVYDTFFKGEASTYLLMLALLPTCVSLVLMFLVRIYEKTRSDHKKHLNGFSAVALIIAGYLMIIIILENIFTLPLWARISTFIFLLILLLLPLGIAINALREESNRSLQTDSIGINLLTDNGEQVTSPKFSTAEDTIEYQQLPSSDLEVKATSDDKMLLDEEPLNPLQSMCTVNFWLLFVAMVCGMGSGMATINNMSQIGASFSYTTVEVNNLVSLWSIWNFLGRFGAGYVSDYLLHTRGWARPVLMAVTLATMAVGHIIIASGFPGNLYVGSVLVGICYGSQWSLMPTITSELFGVRHMGTIFNTIAVANPVGSYVLSVKVIGYIYDKEASGDDDTCYGTRCFMLSFLIMAAVAFLGCLVAVALFFRTKRFYQLAVLRRFSHSFK, from the exons atggagAAGCTGAGGCCTCAGCTGAGCACAAGATGGATAGCCACAGTGGCGAGCATATGGATCCAGTGCAGCGTCGGCGCATCCTACACCTTCTCCATCTACTCCGCCGTGCTCAAATCGAGCCAAGGCTACAGCCAATCAACGCTTGACACTGTTTCTGTCTTCAAGGACATTGGTGCCAATGCTGGGATCATATCGGGCCTCCTCTACTCCTTCGTCACACGCAATACTTCCCTTCCGCTGTGCGTGGTTCACGTTGTTGGTGCTATACAGTACTTCCTAGGCTATTTTCTCATGTGGGCCTCCGTCGTTGGATTGATCGACAAGCCTCCTGTGGCGTTGATGTGCCTCTTCATGTTTCTTGCAGCTCATGCTCAGACCTTTTTCAACACCGCCGATGTTGTCAGTGGCTTAGAAAACTTTCCTCATTATGGTGGCACCATCGTGGGTATTATGAAG GGCTTTCTTGGGCTTAGTGGAGCAATACTAATTCAAGTGTATGACACATTTTTCAAGGGCGAGGCAAGCACGTACCTTCTGATGCTTGCTCTGTTGCCTACATGTGTCTCCCTTGTGCTTATGTTTTTGGTGAGAATTTATGAAAAAACCAGAAGTGATCACAAGAAGCACCTAAATGGTTTCTCTGCAGTTGCTTTGATCATTGCTGGTTATCTCATGATTATCATAATTTTGGAAAACATCTTCACTTTGCCATTGTGGGCACGCATTTCTACATTCATTTTTCTTCTGATTCTACTTTTATTGCCTCTTGGAATTGCAATCAATGCCCTGAGGGAGGAGTCAAATAGATCATTACAAACAGATTCAATTGGGATTAATCTTTTAACTGACAATGGTGAGCAAGTCACATCCCCAAAATTTTCTACAGCAGAGGATACTATAGAGTATCAACAATTGCCAAGTAGTGACCTCGAAGTTAAGGCCACCTCTGATGACAAAATGCTTTTGGATGAAGAACCCTTGAATCCCTTGCAGTCCATGTGTACCGTAAACTTCTGGTTGTTGTTTGTTGCCATGGTATGTGGAATGGGTTCTGGGATGGCTACGATTAATAACATGAGCCAAATAGGGGCATCTTTCAGTTACACAACTGTGGAGGTAAATAACTTGGTTTCTTTATGGAGTATATGGAATTTTCTTGGCCGATTTGGAGCTGGATATGTATCAGACTATCTTCTGCACACAAGAGGTTGGGCAAGGCCAGTGTTGATGGCTGTTACTCTAGCCACAATGGCTGTTGGCCACATAATTATAGCTTCTGGTTTTCCTGGAAATTTGTATGTTGGTTCAGTCCTAGTGGGGATTTGTTACGGTTCACAGTGGTCATTAATGCCCACCATCACTTCGGAGCTATTTGGTGTTCGGCACATGGGCACTATTTTCAACACTATTGCCGTAGCAAACCCTGTGGGATCTTATGTGTTATCTGTAAAAGTAATTGGTTATATCTATGACAAGGAAGCGTCTGGTGATGATGACACATGTTATGGTACTCGCTGCTTTATGTTATCTTTTCTGATCATGGCAGCTGTGGCTTTTTTGGGGTGCCTTGTTGCTGTTGCGTTGTTCTTTCGGACTAAGAGATTCTATCAGCTAGCTGTGCTTAGAAGGTTTAGTCATTCTTTTAAATGA